From Anas platyrhynchos isolate ZD024472 breed Pekin duck chromosome 16, IASCAAS_PekinDuck_T2T, whole genome shotgun sequence, a single genomic window includes:
- the TRPV4 gene encoding transient receptor potential cation channel subfamily V member 4 isoform X2 produces MADSEEPRDAGGDAPGDDSFPLSSLANLFEDTPSPAEASRTPPGAGDGKQNLRMKFHGAFRKGAPKPMELLEATIYESSVVPAPKKAPMDSLFDYGTYRHHPSENKRWRRRVVEKTAPGTKGPAPDPPPVLKVFNRPILFDIVSRGSPAGLDGLLSFLLTHKKRLTDEEFREPSTGKTCLPKALLNLSGGKNDTIPVLLDIAEKTGNMREFINSPFRDVYYRGQTALHIAIERRCKHYVELLVEKGADVHAQARGRFFQPKDEGGYFYFGELPLSLAACTNQPHIVHYLTENGHKQADLRRQDSRGNTVLHALVAIADNTRENTKFVTKMYDLLLVKCAKLFPDTNLEALLNNDGLSPLMMAAKTGKIGIFQHIIRREITDEDARHLSRKFKDWAYGPVYSSLYDLSSLDTCGEEVSVLEILVYNSKIENRHEMLAVEPINELLRDKWRKFGAVSFYISVVSYLCAMVIFTLIAYYRPMEGPIKDLFMKKCPGVNSFFIDGSFQLLYFIYSVLVIVTAGLYLGGVEAYLAVMVFALVLGWMNALYFTRGLKLTGTYSIMIQKILFKDLFRFLLVYLLFMIGYASALVSLLNPCPSSESCGEEQSNCTVPTYPSCRDSQTFSTFLLDLFKLTIGMGDLEMLESAKYPGVFIILLVTYIILTFVLLLNMLIALMGETVGQVSKESKHIWKLQWATTILDIERSFPVFLRRAFRSGEMVTVGKGTDGTPDRRWCFRVDEVNWSHWNQNLGIISEDPGKSDTYQYYGFSHTVGRLRRDRWSTVVPRVVELNKSCPPEEVVVPLGTLGTGEARERRHGQGPSSPL; encoded by the exons ATGGCAGACAGCGAGGAGCCCCGCGACGCCGGGGGGGACGCCCCGGGGGACgactccttccctctctcctcgCTGGCCAACCTGTTCGAGGACACCCCGTCCCCCGCCGAGGCATCCCGGACCCCCCCAGGTGCTGGGGACGGAAAGCAAAACCTGCGCATGAAATTCCACGGGGCCTTCCGGAAAGGTGCCCCGAAAcccatggagctgctggaggccaCCATCTACGAGTCCTCCGTGGTCCCCGCTCCCAAAAAGGCCCCCATGGATTCCCTCTTCGACTACGGCACCTACCGCCACCACCCCAGCGAGAACAAGCGCTGGCGCAGGAGGGTTGTGGA GAAGACAGCGCCGGGCACCAAGGGGCCGGCTCCTGACCCACCCCCTGTCCTCAAGGTCTTCAACAGACCCATCCTCTTCGACATCGTCTCCCGAGGGTCCCCGGCCGGCCTGGACGGgctcctctccttcctgctCACCCACAAGAAGCGCCTGACGGACGAGGAGTTTCGAG AGCCCTCGACGGGGAAGACCTGCCTGCCCAAGGCGCTGCTCAACCTGAGCGGGGGCAAGAACGACACCATCCCCGTCCTCCTCGACATCGCCGAAAAGACGGGCAACATGCGGGAGTTCATCAACTCGCCCTTCCGAGATGTCTACTACCGGG GTCAGACAGCCCTGCACATCGCCATCGAGCGCCGCTGCAAGCACTACgtggagctgctggtggagAAGGGAGCTGACGTGCACGCCCAGGCCCGCGGCCGCTTCTTCCAGCCCAAGGATGAGGGCGGCTACTTCTACTTCg GAGAGCTGCCCCTCTCGCTGGCCGCCTGCACCAACCAGCCCCACATCGTGCACTACCTGACGGAGAACGGGCACAAGCAGGCCGACCTGCGGCGCCAGGACTCCCGCGGCAACACCGTGCTGCACGCCCTGGTGGCCATCGCCGACAACACCCGCGAGAACACCAAGTTCGTCACCAAGATGTACGACCTGCTCCTCGTCAAGTGCGCCAAGCTCTTCCCCGACACCAACCTCGAGGCCCTGCTCAACAACGACGGCCTCTCGCCCCTCATGATGGCCGCCAAGACCGGCAAGATCGGG ATCTTCCAGCACATCATCCGTCGGGAGATCACGGACGAGGACGCCCGGCACCTCTCGCGGAAATTCAAGGACTGGGCCTACGGCCCCGTCTACTCCTCCCTCTACGACCTCTCCTCGCTGGACACCTGCGGGGAGGAGGTGTCGGTGCTGGAGATCCTCGTCTACAACAGCAAGATCGAG aaccgCCACGAGATGCTGGCCGTGGAGCCCATCAACGAGCTGCTGCGCGACAAGTGGCGCAAGTTTGGGGCCGTCTCCTTCTACATCAGCGTGGTCTCCTACCTCTGCGCCATGGTCATCTTCACCCTCATCGCCTACTACCGCCCCATGGAAGGCCCC ATCAAAGACCTGTTCATGAAGAAGTGCCCCGGCGTGAATTCGTTCTTCATCGACGGCTCCTTCCAGCTGCTCTA CTTCATCTACTCGGTGCTGGTGATCGTGACGGCGGGGCTGTACCTGGGAGGCGTGGAGGCCTACCTGGCCGTCATGGTCTTCgcgctggtcctgggctggatGAACGCGCTCTACTTCACCCGAGGGCTCAAGCTGACGGGGACCTACAGCATCATGATACAGAAG ATCCTCTTCAAGGACCTTTTCCGCTTCCTCCTGGTCTATTTGCTCTTCATGATCGGTTACGCATCAG ctctgGTGTCCCTCCTGAACCCGTGTCCCAGCAGCGAGTCCTGCGGCGAGGAGCAGTCCAACTGCACGGTGCCCACCTACCCCTCGTGCCGGGACAGCCAAACCTTCAGCACCTTCCTGCTCGACCTCTTCAAGCTCACCATCGGCATGGGCGACCTGGAGATGCTCGAGAGCGCCAAGTACCCCGGCGTCTTCATCATCCTGCTCGTCACCTACATCATCCTCACCTTCGTGCTGCTCCTCAACATGCTCATCGCCCTCATGGGGGAGACGGTGGGGCAAGTGTCCAAGGAGAGCAAGCACATCTGGAAGCTGCAG TGGGCCACCACCATCCTGGACATCGAGCGCTCCTTCCCCGTCTTCCTGCGGCGAGCTTTCCGCTCCGGGGAGATGGTGACCGTGGGGAAGGGCACCGACGGGACGCCCGACCGCCGCTGGTGCTTCAG GGTGGATGAGGTGAACTGGTCCCACTGGAACCAGAACCTGGGCATCATCAGCGAGGACCCCGGCAAGAGCGACACGTACCAGTACTACGGCTTCTCCCACACCGTGGGCCGGCTGCGCAGAG ACCGCTGGTCGACGGTGGTGCCGCGCGTGGTGGAGCTCAACAAGAGCTGCCCGccggaggaggtggtggtgccgctggggacactggggacaggaGAGGCACGGGAGCGGCGGCACGGGCAGGGCCCCAGCTCCCCGCTCTAG
- the TRPV4 gene encoding transient receptor potential cation channel subfamily V member 4 isoform X1, translated as MADSEEPRDAGGDAPGDDSFPLSSLANLFEDTPSPAEASRTPPGAGDGKQNLRMKFHGAFRKGAPKPMELLEATIYESSVVPAPKKAPMDSLFDYGTYRHHPSENKRWRRRVVEKTAPGTKGPAPDPPPVLKVFNRPILFDIVSRGSPAGLDGLLSFLLTHKKRLTDEEFREPSTGKTCLPKALLNLSGGKNDTIPVLLDIAEKTGNMREFINSPFRDVYYRGQTALHIAIERRCKHYVELLVEKGADVHAQARGRFFQPKDEGGYFYFGELPLSLAACTNQPHIVHYLTENGHKQADLRRQDSRGNTVLHALVAIADNTRENTKFVTKMYDLLLVKCAKLFPDTNLEALLNNDGLSPLMMAAKTGKIGIFQHIIRREITDEDARHLSRKFKDWAYGPVYSSLYDLSSLDTCGEEVSVLEILVYNSKIENRHEMLAVEPINELLRDKWRKFGAVSFYISVVSYLCAMVIFTLIAYYRPMEGPPPYPYTTTIDYLRLAGEIITLLTGILFFFTNIKDLFMKKCPGVNSFFIDGSFQLLYFIYSVLVIVTAGLYLGGVEAYLAVMVFALVLGWMNALYFTRGLKLTGTYSIMIQKILFKDLFRFLLVYLLFMIGYASALVSLLNPCPSSESCGEEQSNCTVPTYPSCRDSQTFSTFLLDLFKLTIGMGDLEMLESAKYPGVFIILLVTYIILTFVLLLNMLIALMGETVGQVSKESKHIWKLQWATTILDIERSFPVFLRRAFRSGEMVTVGKGTDGTPDRRWCFRVDEVNWSHWNQNLGIISEDPGKSDTYQYYGFSHTVGRLRRDRWSTVVPRVVELNKSCPPEEVVVPLGTLGTGEARERRHGQGPSSPL; from the exons ATGGCAGACAGCGAGGAGCCCCGCGACGCCGGGGGGGACGCCCCGGGGGACgactccttccctctctcctcgCTGGCCAACCTGTTCGAGGACACCCCGTCCCCCGCCGAGGCATCCCGGACCCCCCCAGGTGCTGGGGACGGAAAGCAAAACCTGCGCATGAAATTCCACGGGGCCTTCCGGAAAGGTGCCCCGAAAcccatggagctgctggaggccaCCATCTACGAGTCCTCCGTGGTCCCCGCTCCCAAAAAGGCCCCCATGGATTCCCTCTTCGACTACGGCACCTACCGCCACCACCCCAGCGAGAACAAGCGCTGGCGCAGGAGGGTTGTGGA GAAGACAGCGCCGGGCACCAAGGGGCCGGCTCCTGACCCACCCCCTGTCCTCAAGGTCTTCAACAGACCCATCCTCTTCGACATCGTCTCCCGAGGGTCCCCGGCCGGCCTGGACGGgctcctctccttcctgctCACCCACAAGAAGCGCCTGACGGACGAGGAGTTTCGAG AGCCCTCGACGGGGAAGACCTGCCTGCCCAAGGCGCTGCTCAACCTGAGCGGGGGCAAGAACGACACCATCCCCGTCCTCCTCGACATCGCCGAAAAGACGGGCAACATGCGGGAGTTCATCAACTCGCCCTTCCGAGATGTCTACTACCGGG GTCAGACAGCCCTGCACATCGCCATCGAGCGCCGCTGCAAGCACTACgtggagctgctggtggagAAGGGAGCTGACGTGCACGCCCAGGCCCGCGGCCGCTTCTTCCAGCCCAAGGATGAGGGCGGCTACTTCTACTTCg GAGAGCTGCCCCTCTCGCTGGCCGCCTGCACCAACCAGCCCCACATCGTGCACTACCTGACGGAGAACGGGCACAAGCAGGCCGACCTGCGGCGCCAGGACTCCCGCGGCAACACCGTGCTGCACGCCCTGGTGGCCATCGCCGACAACACCCGCGAGAACACCAAGTTCGTCACCAAGATGTACGACCTGCTCCTCGTCAAGTGCGCCAAGCTCTTCCCCGACACCAACCTCGAGGCCCTGCTCAACAACGACGGCCTCTCGCCCCTCATGATGGCCGCCAAGACCGGCAAGATCGGG ATCTTCCAGCACATCATCCGTCGGGAGATCACGGACGAGGACGCCCGGCACCTCTCGCGGAAATTCAAGGACTGGGCCTACGGCCCCGTCTACTCCTCCCTCTACGACCTCTCCTCGCTGGACACCTGCGGGGAGGAGGTGTCGGTGCTGGAGATCCTCGTCTACAACAGCAAGATCGAG aaccgCCACGAGATGCTGGCCGTGGAGCCCATCAACGAGCTGCTGCGCGACAAGTGGCGCAAGTTTGGGGCCGTCTCCTTCTACATCAGCGTGGTCTCCTACCTCTGCGCCATGGTCATCTTCACCCTCATCGCCTACTACCGCCCCATGGAAGGCCCC cccccctacCCCTACACCACCACCATCGACTACCTGCGCCTGGCCGGGGAGATCATCACCCTTCTCACCGGCATCCTCTTCTTCTTCACAAAC ATCAAAGACCTGTTCATGAAGAAGTGCCCCGGCGTGAATTCGTTCTTCATCGACGGCTCCTTCCAGCTGCTCTA CTTCATCTACTCGGTGCTGGTGATCGTGACGGCGGGGCTGTACCTGGGAGGCGTGGAGGCCTACCTGGCCGTCATGGTCTTCgcgctggtcctgggctggatGAACGCGCTCTACTTCACCCGAGGGCTCAAGCTGACGGGGACCTACAGCATCATGATACAGAAG ATCCTCTTCAAGGACCTTTTCCGCTTCCTCCTGGTCTATTTGCTCTTCATGATCGGTTACGCATCAG ctctgGTGTCCCTCCTGAACCCGTGTCCCAGCAGCGAGTCCTGCGGCGAGGAGCAGTCCAACTGCACGGTGCCCACCTACCCCTCGTGCCGGGACAGCCAAACCTTCAGCACCTTCCTGCTCGACCTCTTCAAGCTCACCATCGGCATGGGCGACCTGGAGATGCTCGAGAGCGCCAAGTACCCCGGCGTCTTCATCATCCTGCTCGTCACCTACATCATCCTCACCTTCGTGCTGCTCCTCAACATGCTCATCGCCCTCATGGGGGAGACGGTGGGGCAAGTGTCCAAGGAGAGCAAGCACATCTGGAAGCTGCAG TGGGCCACCACCATCCTGGACATCGAGCGCTCCTTCCCCGTCTTCCTGCGGCGAGCTTTCCGCTCCGGGGAGATGGTGACCGTGGGGAAGGGCACCGACGGGACGCCCGACCGCCGCTGGTGCTTCAG GGTGGATGAGGTGAACTGGTCCCACTGGAACCAGAACCTGGGCATCATCAGCGAGGACCCCGGCAAGAGCGACACGTACCAGTACTACGGCTTCTCCCACACCGTGGGCCGGCTGCGCAGAG ACCGCTGGTCGACGGTGGTGCCGCGCGTGGTGGAGCTCAACAAGAGCTGCCCGccggaggaggtggtggtgccgctggggacactggggacaggaGAGGCACGGGAGCGGCGGCACGGGCAGGGCCCCAGCTCCCCGCTCTAG